A single region of the Selenomonas sp. oral taxon 920 genome encodes:
- the opp1C gene encoding nickel/cobalt ABC transporter permease — protein sequence MLDRFLHNRTAMGTTIFLGIIVLLGILAPWISPHDPYANNIANKFAGFSWEYPLGTDQLGRCILPRMLDGIRPTLGLAALTMLGTIGLGAFMGLCAGYFRGAVDEVIMRIVDVMLSFPSQIMVFAIVALLGVDVRNIILAQVFIKWAWYARMIRTGVIQHRDKNFISFSRVVGTSNSFILMRHLLPSIAADLAVLASLDIGWAIINISTMSFLGLGVQAPIPEWGAMLNEAKNVLTTNPIQMLAPGIAIVSVVTAFNLLGDAIRDVLDPKEVRS from the coding sequence GTGCTCGACAGATTTCTGCACAACCGCACGGCGATGGGGACGACGATCTTCCTCGGTATCATTGTGCTTCTGGGCATCCTCGCACCGTGGATCAGCCCGCACGATCCCTACGCGAACAACATTGCGAACAAATTTGCCGGCTTTAGCTGGGAGTATCCGCTCGGCACGGATCAGCTCGGCCGCTGCATTCTCCCGCGCATGCTCGACGGCATCCGCCCGACGCTCGGGCTTGCCGCGCTCACGATGCTCGGCACGATCGGCCTTGGTGCGTTTATGGGGCTGTGTGCCGGCTACTTCCGCGGGGCGGTGGACGAGGTCATCATGCGCATCGTCGATGTCATGCTCTCGTTCCCAAGCCAGATCATGGTGTTTGCCATTGTCGCACTCCTCGGCGTGGATGTCCGCAACATCATCCTCGCGCAGGTGTTCATCAAGTGGGCGTGGTATGCACGCATGATCCGAACGGGTGTCATTCAGCACCGCGACAAAAACTTTATCTCGTTCAGCCGCGTGGTCGGTACGAGCAACAGCTTCATCCTCATGCGCCATCTGCTGCCCTCGATAGCGGCGGATCTCGCCGTCCTCGCGAGCCTTGACATCGGCTGGGCGATCATCAACATCTCGACGATGTCCTTCCTCGGTCTCGGCGTGCAGGCACCGATTCCCGAATGGGGCGCGATGCTCAACGAGGCGAAGAACGTCCTCACGACGAACCCCATCCAGATGCTTGCGCCCGGTATCGCCATTGTCTCCGTCGTCACGGCGTTCAATCTGCTCGGCGATGCCATCCGCGACGTGCTCGACCCGAAGGAGGTGCGCTCATGA
- a CDS encoding type II toxin-antitoxin system prevent-host-death family antitoxin encodes MPQIRPITDLRNTTEISALCHAKREPLFITKNGYGDLVVMSIEMYEEMLDAARVDAAIHAAEEEYEADGVLMDAREALSSLRRKHFGAV; translated from the coding sequence ATGCCACAGATTCGACCAATTACCGATCTCAGAAACACAACGGAGATTTCTGCGCTCTGCCATGCAAAGCGTGAACCGCTGTTCATCACGAAGAACGGCTATGGCGATTTGGTTGTCATGAGCATCGAGATGTACGAGGAAATGCTCGATGCGGCGCGGGTGGATGCCGCGATCCATGCGGCGGAGGAGGAGTATGAGGCGGACGGCGTCCTGATGGATGCACGGGAAGCTCTTTCCTCTCTGCGGAGGAAGCATTTTGGAGCGGTATGA
- a CDS encoding type II toxin-antitoxin system RelE/ParE family toxin, translated as MERYDVKLYARAYQDLDEIYAYIAGHLLNPSAATQLIDALDAAICSLEQQSERGALRRTGAYANRGYRQLFVKNYVIIYRVLKELKQVHIVTICYMSHMI; from the coding sequence TTGGAGCGGTATGATGTAAAGCTCTATGCGCGTGCCTATCAGGACTTGGATGAGATCTATGCCTACATTGCGGGTCATCTGTTAAATCCATCTGCTGCAACGCAGCTCATCGACGCATTGGATGCAGCGATATGCAGCTTGGAGCAGCAGTCTGAACGCGGTGCTCTTCGCCGCACGGGTGCATATGCAAATAGGGGATATCGTCAGCTCTTTGTGAAAAACTACGTTATCATTTATCGTGTTCTGAAAGAGCTCAAGCAAGTCCATATTGTCACGATATGTTATATGTCGCATATGATCTAA
- the deoD gene encoding purine-nucleoside phosphorylase — protein sequence MSSLHIAAEKGEIAERILLPGDPLRAKFIAENFLEGAKEYTSIRNILGYTGTYKGVPVSVQGTGMGMPSISIYVNELMDCYGVQKLIRVGTCGGMHEKVKLRDVFIAQGATTDSGMIRSIFGGSINYAPLADYELLSAAVENAKKLNLPVRVGNVISVDRFYDEEIDNAKLRQYGVLAVEMEAAALYTLSAKYGRQALALFTVSDHLLRDEHCTAEERQTTFNDMIKIALETAIG from the coding sequence ATGAGTTCACTGCACATTGCTGCCGAAAAGGGCGAGATCGCCGAGCGTATCCTGCTGCCGGGTGATCCCCTGCGTGCAAAGTTTATCGCGGAGAATTTCCTGGAGGGGGCGAAGGAGTACACCTCCATCCGCAACATCCTCGGCTATACAGGCACGTACAAGGGCGTTCCAGTCTCAGTGCAGGGCACGGGCATGGGCATGCCGTCGATCTCCATCTATGTGAATGAGCTGATGGACTGCTACGGCGTTCAGAAGCTCATTCGCGTCGGCACCTGCGGCGGCATGCACGAGAAGGTAAAGCTGCGCGACGTATTCATCGCGCAGGGCGCAACGACGGACTCGGGCATGATTCGGAGCATCTTTGGCGGCTCGATCAACTATGCACCGCTCGCGGACTACGAGCTGCTCTCCGCCGCTGTGGAGAATGCAAAGAAGCTGAACCTCCCCGTGCGCGTCGGCAATGTCATCTCCGTCGACCGTTTCTACGATGAGGAGATCGACAATGCGAAGCTGCGTCAGTACGGTGTGCTCGCGGTCGAGATGGAGGCGGCGGCACTCTATACGCTCTCGGCGAAGTATGGACGGCAGGCACTCGCGCTCTTTACCGTCAGCGATCATCTGCTGCGAGACGAACACTGCACGGCAGAGGAGCGACAGACGACGTTCAACGATATGATCAAGATCGCACTTGAGACAGCGATTGGCTGA
- a CDS encoding cytidylate kinase-like family protein has protein sequence MEEKKFILTISRRYGCGGRELANILAEKLGVHLYDRQIVHLAAAKLGINDLHEKELLELENTVKPLASRFIPFHSFGMAMGESSQGMFMAESNVIRKLADDGPCIFLGRCADYALRKRDDVFSIFVCADDDYREERGRTVYEGKTLKEMDREDEKRARYYDYYTGRKWGDGAHYDLVVNAGRAPLAQIADGIIAYIRTVKG, from the coding sequence ATGGAGGAGAAGAAATTCATCCTCACAATCAGCCGTCGGTACGGCTGCGGCGGACGGGAACTCGCGAACATTCTCGCCGAGAAACTGGGCGTTCATCTCTACGATCGCCAGATTGTCCATCTCGCGGCGGCAAAGCTCGGCATCAACGATTTGCATGAGAAGGAACTGCTCGAGCTTGAGAACACGGTGAAGCCGCTTGCATCGCGCTTCATTCCGTTCCATTCGTTCGGCATGGCGATGGGGGAGTCCAGCCAGGGGATGTTCATGGCGGAGTCGAATGTCATCCGCAAACTTGCCGATGACGGTCCGTGCATCTTCCTCGGGCGCTGCGCGGACTATGCGCTCCGGAAGCGCGACGATGTGTTTTCCATCTTCGTCTGTGCGGACGACGACTACCGTGAGGAGCGCGGACGCACGGTCTACGAGGGCAAGACGCTCAAGGAGATGGATCGCGAGGACGAGAAACGCGCGCGCTACTATGACTACTATACGGGGCGCAAGTGGGGCGACGGCGCACACTACGATCTCGTTGTGAATGCGGGGCGTGCGCCGCTCGCGCAGATTGCGGACGGTATCATTGCCTACATCCGCACGGTCAAAGGCTGA
- a CDS encoding glycoside-pentoside-hexuronide (GPH):cation symporter has protein sequence MSDKKSKFWPRIAYSCGTFGHDVFYAMLGTYFMIFVTSNLFHSDNHEHDAYMIGIVTTIILVLRIGELFLDPFIGNTIDKTKTRWGKFKPWVIVGAFVAAIALAILFTDMGGLTVSNPMLYLVLFALLYLIMDIFYSAKDVAIWSMIPALSFDSREREVTATYARIGSVFGGQLVTAIVMPVVLYFSLNENGGAGDSAGWFAFAVIGGGIATLGAIILGLGTKEEDSALRENKTETSFKDVFSILIKNDQLLWVAIAYLVFGLGQNVINNFNLYYFIYVLGDAKQFSFLGIINVIIGLLAVALFPTLTMKFSRRKLFFASVAVMLLGIVLYSMAGTSVLMTLFAAGLFALPQPLIFLVVLMTITDTVEYGQLKLGHRDEALVLCVRPLVDKLAGAITSGMIGITAIWVGMTTGATAATITPENLFNFKLVMFALPFVLILLGAIIYRAKVTLTEAEHARIVEELEEKWDEMNK, from the coding sequence ATGTCGGACAAAAAGAGCAAGTTCTGGCCGCGCATCGCTTATTCCTGCGGCACGTTTGGACACGATGTGTTCTATGCAATGCTCGGTACATACTTCATGATCTTTGTCACGAGCAATCTGTTCCACTCTGACAATCACGAGCACGATGCCTATATGATCGGCATTGTGACGACGATTATCCTTGTACTGCGCATCGGAGAACTCTTTCTTGATCCCTTTATCGGCAATACGATTGACAAGACGAAGACGCGTTGGGGCAAGTTCAAGCCGTGGGTTATCGTAGGTGCATTCGTTGCGGCAATCGCGCTGGCGATTCTCTTCACGGATATGGGCGGGCTGACGGTATCGAATCCGATGCTCTATCTCGTCCTCTTCGCACTGCTCTATCTCATTATGGATATTTTTTACTCTGCAAAGGATGTTGCGATCTGGTCGATGATTCCCGCGCTCTCGTTCGACTCGCGTGAGCGCGAGGTGACGGCGACCTACGCGCGTATCGGCTCGGTGTTCGGCGGTCAGCTGGTCACGGCGATCGTCATGCCTGTCGTGCTCTACTTTTCACTGAACGAGAACGGCGGCGCGGGCGACTCTGCGGGGTGGTTTGCGTTTGCGGTCATCGGCGGCGGCATCGCAACGCTTGGCGCGATTATCCTCGGCCTTGGGACAAAGGAGGAGGACTCTGCGCTGCGCGAGAATAAGACGGAGACCTCGTTCAAGGACGTGTTCTCGATCCTCATCAAGAATGATCAGCTGCTCTGGGTGGCGATTGCGTATCTTGTTTTTGGTCTTGGGCAGAATGTCATCAATAATTTCAACCTCTATTACTTTATCTATGTGCTCGGCGACGCGAAGCAGTTCTCGTTCCTCGGCATCATCAACGTCATCATCGGCTTGCTCGCCGTGGCGCTCTTCCCGACGCTGACGATGAAGTTCAGCCGTCGAAAGCTCTTCTTTGCCTCGGTTGCTGTGATGCTCCTCGGGATCGTGCTTTATTCCATGGCGGGTACGAGCGTTCTTATGACGCTCTTTGCCGCAGGACTCTTTGCCCTGCCGCAGCCGCTGATCTTTCTCGTCGTGCTCATGACGATCACGGATACGGTCGAGTATGGGCAGCTGAAGCTCGGCCATCGTGATGAGGCGCTTGTCCTCTGCGTGCGTCCGCTGGTGGACAAGCTCGCGGGTGCGATCACAAGCGGCATGATCGGCATTACGGCGATCTGGGTCGGCATGACGACGGGCGCAACGGCGGCGACGATTACGCCGGAGAACCTCTTCAACTTCAAGCTCGTCATGTTTGCGCTTCCGTTCGTTCTCATTCTGCTCGGTGCGATTATCTACCGTGCGAAGGTGACACTGACGGAAGCAGAGCACGCGCGCATCGTGGAGGAACTCGAGGAGAAATGGGATGAAATGAATAAGTAA
- a CDS encoding glycoside hydrolase family 2 TIM barrel-domain containing protein — MSGFDFEKLKDPQYFAENRLPAHSDHIFYRDEAELARGISSFYRTLGGIWHFAYARNTARIPQGFEAADYDCHDWETIRVPAHIQIEGHGVPHYTNTTYPWDGHESIAPGEIPTRSNPVGCYVKYFNVPEDWENVFISFGGVDEALALFLNGHFVGYSEDSCTPADFDLTPYLTAGENKLAAMVFRYASASWLEDQDFWRFSGIYRDVLLYTKPQHHIEDIAVRAVPLERDGYTDGQLDVHLTFGDASEKHVEILLCDEDGDCIWEDEASILAKTHTFSGEAACVLLWSAECPWLYHLLIRVRDAADVLQEVVRVRVGFREFCLRDGLMQINGKRIVFKGVNRHEFDCDHGRAMDPALFEQDLIALKRANVNAIRTSHYPNSSRLYELCDIYGLYVIDETNLETHGSWMKNGAYAKDAHTVPGDHEAWLPAVLDRAQSMYERDKNHPSILIWSCGNESCGGRDIYEMSEYFRRVDPTRLVHYEGIFWDRSYPATSDMESQMYTKAADIEAFLKEHRDKPFICCEYTHAMGNSCGGMHKYTELTEREPLYQGGFIWDFGDQAIRRRGRYGEDVFLYGGDFGDRPSDYNFSGNGIFFADRRPTAKLQDVKYNYQNFTLRPAWNGVEIENKSLFSDADDYELRLTLLLDGRKIWETWQQGHHVEPGETKFIDAVIYKMPYLGEGEYVLTASLCLKNEEPWAPAGYEIAFGQAVVTPSKEEGIRLFDILGRGVAAPAYAPIEAAGNLRVVQGDINLGVQGAGFSLMFSSAQGNLVSYRYGGRELIEELPQPSFWRAPIDNDYGSGRMADCAQWKLASLYHRCTRIEYSVDGAAFTVVDGFFGRQEERRAQSVTVRFTYALTASPAATCSVTYTVDATGVLRVALDYEAAEGLPEMPDFAMLFTLSADYDRIRFYGYGPKENYIDRCEGARLGIYESTAADEVEPYLRPQETGNHRGVRWVEVTDRSGHGIRLAGDVPFEASALPYSLHELENARHAYDLPRPQHTYLRASAGMCGVGGDDSWGAPVLAEYVQKNETRHLAFTLKGI; from the coding sequence ATGAGCGGCTTCGATTTTGAGAAACTGAAAGACCCGCAGTACTTTGCGGAGAACCGCCTGCCTGCGCACAGCGATCATATCTTCTACCGCGACGAGGCGGAACTGGCACGCGGCATATCCTCGTTCTACCGCACGCTCGGCGGTATTTGGCATTTTGCTTATGCGCGGAATACGGCACGCATCCCGCAGGGCTTCGAGGCGGCGGACTACGACTGTCACGACTGGGAGACGATCCGTGTGCCGGCGCACATCCAGATAGAGGGGCACGGCGTACCGCATTATACGAATACGACGTATCCGTGGGACGGGCACGAGAGCATCGCGCCGGGGGAGATTCCAACGCGCAGCAATCCCGTCGGCTGTTATGTGAAGTATTTCAACGTGCCGGAGGACTGGGAAAATGTTTTCATCTCCTTTGGCGGTGTGGATGAGGCACTCGCGCTCTTTCTCAACGGACATTTCGTCGGCTACAGTGAGGACAGCTGCACACCTGCGGATTTCGATCTGACGCCGTATCTCACAGCGGGCGAGAACAAGTTGGCGGCGATGGTATTCCGCTATGCGAGTGCGAGCTGGCTTGAGGATCAGGATTTCTGGCGGTTCTCGGGGATATATCGGGATGTTCTGCTCTACACAAAGCCGCAGCACCACATCGAGGATATCGCTGTTCGTGCCGTGCCGCTTGAACGGGATGGATATACGGATGGGCAGCTTGATGTGCACCTTACGTTCGGCGATGCGTCTGAGAAGCATGTCGAGATCCTGCTCTGCGATGAGGACGGAGATTGTATATGGGAGGATGAGGCGAGCATACTCGCAAAGACACATACGTTTTCGGGGGAGGCTGCCTGTGTGCTCCTGTGGAGCGCTGAATGTCCGTGGCTCTATCATCTTCTGATTCGTGTGCGCGATGCGGCGGATGTTTTGCAGGAGGTCGTGCGCGTACGCGTTGGCTTCCGTGAGTTCTGTCTCAGGGATGGACTGATGCAGATCAACGGCAAGCGCATTGTGTTCAAGGGAGTGAACCGTCACGAGTTCGACTGCGATCACGGGCGGGCGATGGATCCCGCGCTCTTTGAGCAGGATCTCATTGCACTCAAACGTGCGAATGTCAACGCGATCCGTACATCGCACTATCCGAACAGCAGCCGGCTCTACGAGCTGTGCGATATCTACGGACTCTATGTGATCGATGAGACGAATCTCGAGACGCACGGCTCGTGGATGAAGAACGGCGCGTATGCGAAGGATGCGCATACCGTGCCCGGCGATCACGAGGCGTGGCTGCCCGCCGTGCTCGACCGCGCACAGTCGATGTACGAGCGCGACAAGAACCATCCGAGCATTCTCATCTGGTCGTGCGGCAACGAGTCCTGTGGCGGGCGTGACATCTACGAAATGAGCGAATACTTCCGCCGCGTCGATCCGACGCGCCTCGTGCACTACGAGGGAATTTTCTGGGATCGCAGCTATCCCGCGACGAGCGATATGGAAAGTCAGATGTATACGAAGGCGGCGGACATCGAGGCGTTCCTCAAGGAGCACAGGGACAAGCCCTTTATCTGCTGTGAGTATACGCATGCGATGGGCAATAGCTGCGGCGGCATGCACAAGTACACGGAGCTGACGGAGCGCGAGCCGCTCTATCAGGGCGGCTTTATCTGGGATTTCGGCGATCAGGCAATTCGTCGGCGAGGGCGGTATGGTGAGGACGTATTTCTCTATGGCGGCGACTTCGGCGACCGCCCGTCGGACTACAACTTCAGCGGCAACGGCATTTTCTTTGCCGATCGTCGTCCGACGGCAAAGCTGCAGGACGTGAAGTACAACTATCAGAACTTCACCCTGCGCCCCGCGTGGAATGGGGTGGAGATCGAGAACAAGAGTCTTTTCTCCGATGCGGATGACTATGAATTGCGGCTGACGCTCCTCCTTGACGGGCGAAAAATCTGGGAGACTTGGCAGCAGGGACATCATGTGGAGCCGGGGGAAACTAAATTCATTGATGCGGTGATCTACAAAATGCCGTATCTTGGCGAGGGTGAGTACGTGCTGACGGCATCGCTCTGCCTGAAGAATGAGGAGCCATGGGCACCTGCCGGCTACGAGATCGCCTTCGGACAGGCAGTTGTTACTCCCTCCAAGGAGGAAGGGATACGTCTCTTTGATATTCTCGGACGCGGCGTTGCTGCTCCCGCCTATGCACCGATTGAAGCGGCGGGCAACCTGCGCGTGGTGCAGGGGGACATCAATCTCGGCGTACAGGGGGCGGGCTTCTCCCTTATGTTCTCGAGTGCGCAGGGCAATCTCGTTTCCTATCGCTATGGCGGGCGGGAGCTGATCGAGGAACTGCCGCAGCCGAGCTTCTGGCGCGCGCCGATCGACAACGACTACGGCAGCGGCCGCATGGCGGATTGTGCGCAGTGGAAGCTCGCGAGCCTCTATCACCGCTGCACGCGCATCGAGTACAGCGTGGACGGCGCAGCGTTTACGGTGGTGGATGGCTTCTTTGGCAGACAGGAGGAACGCCGTGCACAGAGCGTTACGGTACGCTTTACCTATGCGCTCACAGCGTCGCCCGCAGCAACCTGCAGCGTCACCTATACAGTGGATGCAACGGGGGTACTCCGCGTTGCACTCGACTATGAAGCGGCAGAGGGGTTGCCGGAGATGCCGGACTTTGCGATGCTCTTTACGCTCTCTGCGGACTATGACCGCATTCGCTTCTACGGGTACGGGCCAAAGGAGAACTACATTGACCGCTGCGAGGGTGCTCGGCTCGGTATCTATGAGAGTACGGCGGCAGACGAGGTTGAGCCGTATCTGCGTCCGCAGGAGACGGGCAATCATCGTGGTGTGCGCTGGGTTGAGGTCACGGATCGCAGCGGGCACGGTATTCGCCTTGCAGGCGATGTGCCGTTCGAGGCG